The Argiope bruennichi chromosome 5, qqArgBrue1.1, whole genome shotgun sequence genome segment catataattttttcatgtagGCAAATGATATCTTGACACATGGATTATCATGCACTGAATGCTTGAACTGGCATAGACAGAAAGCACAAACGTAGACTTCTCAGTAACTCTTCATCATCTTGTACTACCTAACGCAACATTTCGAACCACACATTCcattgtaaaatatgtaaatttcactGCTATTTTACCTACTTTTAAATTTgcgaaaaatatttcagaatcttcttttttaatatatgtcaTTCAAACATTCTAAAAATTGACGAAAGAACtgatattagtaataaaaaaaatatctataaaaattattgatcagttagagaaataatatttttgtaattattagttGTTATGTGTAGCGTTGCTtgggattaaaatcctttcatgtaaaaaaggcaaaatattagttaatttcttACTATTAAGCGGCTGTAATCATCGAGCATCTGTTTTAGGCttgcaaggtttttttttcttgccgCCATTTAAGAGATTGACTAACGCttgcttttagaaattattagatCACAATTTTGAACAAGTACAAACTtggttaaaaaatatgtattaaaatagaacagaaatttaaaaaaaaatattgacagaatagttcaaaattaacattaattttaatacattaattttttttgaaaaaatgtaacaattgaaatgaatattatgcAGAAATCAATCTCATATTATtgcaattatgaaatttgaattttaatatgattttaaaatatcgtttgcaagaTTATTTGTTCTGAAGTTACTGCAGAAAAGCGAacaaaatttaagttcaaaatttctaattaatgcaataattaattaatctttgtaCTTTGAAAAATCGACTGTATTCTTTATATTGCCTTAGAgaataagtatacaaaatttgtgtaaaattggCCCAGTCATTTAAGAGAAGATATGGAACATATATACATAACGCAAccataatgacttttatttagtatattaagATTCTATAAacaattacatttgaaattacattattcattttatttatccaaattgTTTTCAGAGTTTAAACAACACAGAGAATGCTTTTCCGAAGTTCTTACGAGTCAAGAGTGCTCTGGAGCAGTCAAAAACATAATGAAAGACAGATTAGAAGTTAAAGATATCGTCTTAGGCCAAAAAGAAACTTGCAAGTGAGTGCagggcttttttttttgtgtgtgggaAAATATGAAACGTTGAATGGCGAGAAATATCGCAATTAAATATGCCTCCTCTCTTATATAATAGAGGTATGGCATATATTGTTACATATCCGTAATATTACGGTTAGTTCAATCATCATCAAATACCATTTtatgatcagctctgttggatgctcaTCGGATGCCGAATCAGAGATCCCAGGGCTTGGCGACAGAGTGGATAATActggaattttccagaattttggcaatagagctaataggaaccgagatatgcttGACTGTTCGAGACCTACTCTGCCATGTCtctggaactataaaaggccgcgCTACCGTGCTGGAGGCAGTATATTTTGAGTTTAACTCTGGATAATAGTTGTGAGTTTAACTCTGGATAATTTAAGTGCTTTGAGCTGCTTACCACGGTTGTGCTGTGTTGTGCTGTTTGCGAGaagtgctgctgtgtattgcttaTGTGCTTCTCGGTTGTGTGTTGTCTGTGTATCAGTGACTTCGTGTTAATAAAGTCATCATTTGTTACCGAGGCCTGTTCACTGTGAGTCCATACAAGCGAACCCGCTAACTTTATGGACTTAGTGGAGGATGttccataataatattaacaataatgaATAAATCCCTCCAACCCtcattttatagattaatttttcttaatcttcTCCTCGGAATCCCTGTTTGGCGGATGAAAAACATACACGATTCcttttatgtcaaaaaatttgTACTCCGACTTTTTAAGTgaactttttttatcatgtgtgaacatgatgttgttttggtttgaaatttttgaagtcacaaaatgcacgggcagaaaactGGCAATTTATCTCTTTtgaagcatcatttttttttcttttaaaggccTTATCACACGGGCAAATACCGTATACACTTTCGTGGAAAGTTTTTCGTTTATACCCGCAGGCAACCGGTCAAGCAGAATTTTCGTCATCGTGGACTGTTTTCAACCGGCTTGAAAATGTAGACGATAGCGATGGAAAGATTATTTGCAAACGAAATTCAGCAATCGTGCATGGTTTTGGTAGTGACGTAGTTGCCAAGAATGGCGCGATTGACGccaatatgaaactaatttgtaaacatATTTCCAAAATGTTCTATGATCGTGTGATAAAAAATGGGTTTTGATCGACTTTATTCATGAAAAGCCGGCTATTTGGAATccactgaatattcattattaaagaaaaatgttacacGAAGAAATTCATACAGTAATTATCAGAAAATGAAGAGATATTGACACCCATAGATAGTCATTAaaaccaagaaaatttattttcagaattaaaaaaaattattaatgtttatgtgaACTGTATTTGAttagattaaatctttaatttttttaaataatggtagaatttttgaatttctaaaatatgtaattaacattttccatacagttaaaattatttaattctatactgttgtgaaagttaataaggatcaattcattttcttaccactgaaatattgttcagcacaTTATATAGTACATTTAAGGGAACTGTAGAATATGAATGATTCTGTTATTGTTTGAtgttgtaattaataaataatagtgaagtttttatttttaaaattaattgcacacCCAACTCACAAAAtcgcttttttagcatatttctgtgttcaatttgattttcacaatttaatctataaaataccaatacagatacattatgcaattattagattttttttgtacgtaaacctgtcattattactgaaaaattaacaaaattgatggAACAGCAATATATCCCAGGATATAATGTATGGACAGGAATCCCACTAACGAAATGTGTAAACTACAGATATTCACCAAACAGAAAAAGCGAATAAACAGCGATAAATTAGCCATAAAGTACACCTGTGTTTTAGGTTTACCATACAGCAAATCCCCACGTGACGTCACTACACACATTTTTCCGTGCGCGTTTGTCCACGAAAGTGTTGACGGAATTTGGCTGTGTGATAAGGCcttaaggttattagaaaatgatagagaaagttgtcacatttggcgacttatcgccaactaAAAGTTACAACTTGACGGGAATGTCCGCTATATACTCGATTcacctgtctggccaataaagggcaggggcGTAAGAAGTTATCGTATGGCAAAAAAAAGCTTTAGaactcgaacgattttgagaagggggggggggaaacatcGGTTTTCTAAACGTTGACGATTGCGTAATACAATGATCACGCGATCATTTCAAATTAGTTTAAACcagattttcacaaaaaaaaaaaaaaaaaaaaaaaaaaaaatccaaatatcaACGCGTGCGttatctgatagtcacgtgattgtttctcATCGATTTAAGCTGGTTtatgatttacattaattaagataaacaatgatttaaaataataatgttctcacatgacagcatgaaatttgtgatagcagatttcatttttttaaaaattgaactataAGCAATTGaagttacattaaaataattactcgGCATACTTACTTGAATTTTAATTCCTGTTTCactttttcatacataaaatcaTAAGTTAAGATTATTATCctaaaaaaattcgatctcgtgATTTTGTCGAACCTTTACGTTTCAAAAATgacagacataattaaaaaaaaaaaatattccaaaaaacatattttcagaataatgttTGCAGGTCTGTCTGTGAAGACGATAAAtccaaaattctttgaatttgaagaatgaaatttagtttatagtctccaaatttgtagatttttttatcaattttgaacgaaacccattctgaagaaatttaacttaatttagaagaaattaattagaagAGAATGCGATAACTTAAATTTATGATATCTAGTAATTAATTTTGTGACAGCAACTGTAGCTCTGTTTCAGTTTTTGGTTTTAAATGGTCGGAAAACATTCGCCCACAATGCTCACTCGGTCTTCTGGGTTTTATGTATGAATCTTATTCCAGAGATACACAATCATTAAataaatcgccaaagatcacattctaatatatatatatatattttgtagtaaCTAGACGCATTTTGCGATTTAATTGCTCGcccagattattgatttttttatgcttattaaatggaatggatatttttttaaacatttcaccTTGCCATCTGAAGGGACTGGAAatcaaaaaacatgaatttaatttaatgtcataACAAATTGTAAcgcatgcaaattaaaaagtgtatacatTACAATATAAAAGTAGAAGTGAAGAAAACCTGCTTTGGATTTAATGTCCAAAGAAGGCatttttttaagtcttatttttaacatttgaaaaagcACGTGATTGAACGTTTTGATAGATAAGTTggtgctttttttgttttttacttttttttaatttttagtttgattccgaaataatttagtttcgtttccgaaatcattttaatttcagattgtttcaataataggttttaatttcataatgcttatatttttgataactatatatatatattggtgccCCGATGGGACAACTATTTGGCATTGTCCCATTGGGATCACTTGAGcttcctgaggtaggcgtggcCTTCGTTGCTCTCGATAGTTGACCTCGTATAAACTCTGCCTtagaatataatttgaatttagattCTTTTCGCCATTCATTAGTAATGCATTGCATTCTACTTAGAATACttaagttgattttaaaaatagtggCGTCACCAAGCCTTACATTTTCtcgttttccttttcatttttttaggttGGTAGATGCCTTTTCAGACTGCGCCTTCaagaatgttgaaaataaatgtgGCAAATCGACGGTGGGTATCTTCTCGTCCCTGTTTGATCCTCTGATTAGAATGAGTAGGGGCCTCTGCGAAGAAGTTATCATCCCAGCAGATGAAAACGATGGTTTTCCCGATAATCCTGGGATGCTAAGTGGCATTTACATTACgacattgttttttataaatccaATGTAAAAAATAcgctaacaaaataaaaatacatctcctctccttgaaagaaaaaaggatctttatttttctcttgatCACTAATACACATGTGGTGGCTTAAGGCCCCGGTTTGAGAGTAATTCCTAGAAAGGAAAATTCTAGGATGCATCTTCTCTATCTGATGAGGAATTCAGTCAGACTGGATTAAAATATGCCCAAGTGTCCAAGAATCAACCAGAGAAagtagtctccctaaaactttctcgtatactctccaataaatGTATCTCCTTATTGATAACCAATGTCATTAATAATCAATGATGAGCATTAGTCATGAGAAATCCTATTATAATCAGTgcattttctgtaggcggttgaAGGTCACATTtgctacctcgttattggttgtctggtaccagtaatgcggtagaaaatgtgaccttgaaccgcctacagaaaatacactaGTGTTCAATCTTTGCTGATTCTACTTTTGACAATTAATCGCTGGGATGCGGTTATGCGTTCAGAGATAAATgacaaaaatgcgtttttcagacTCTGAAAcgtaattcatcaaaatctcgagattaattttttttttttttttttttttttttttttttttttgacgatttcaatattttctttacacttttggtgcaagaaaaaaaattgttttaaatgatatattttaggctatttgagtcaataaatgcatttcGAAAAAAGTtgcgattttaaactttttatttcgttACTAAGTCGTTTCAATGATgcaatattcttaacattgtagCATTAAAAAATCAATGTTCTGTGACTAAAACTGTACTGTtctgtatgaaatattaaaaatcaatatttcaaacaaattttacaaatgaatccGAGACGTCGAGATGAGATTTTAAGGGACCATTCACTTAACTAAAATTATGTATAGCtgtgttattttttcaaactgttccttaaaatacatttgtaaatGATCCCATTTAAGCTAAACAGCCATAACTCGGTCAATATCAATCATAAAATagccagattttttttatcatacattttagAATATCGACAatttttattgactaaatatgattgataagACAAGGGGACCATATAAAAAGTAAGATTTCATAACTATTTGAGAAATATCTTTATTGgcttaaacaacataaaatatgtcggcgttctggcataggggtagcgtgtcttccccgtgttctgggcgtcctgggttcgagtccctttacgggcatggttgttcttcctccgttcta includes the following:
- the LOC129969200 gene encoding uncharacterized protein LOC129969200 — its product is MQFRVLFTIGVLIGSAFCDTECFRSVFIECSRPALGENDLETTLTLCKSIKNQLNCLMEQSISCGMSFQEEARKVTQNLNHVCTNGTAMSKEFKQHRECFSEVLTSQECSGAVKNIMKDRLEVKDIVLGQKETCKLVDAFSDCAFKNVENKCGKSTVGIFSSLFDPLIRMSRGLCEEVIIPADENDGFPDNPGMLSGIYITTLFFINPM